In Syntrophales bacterium, the sequence AGCAGGCTCGATTTGCCCACGTTCGTCCTTCCGAAAATGGCGATGTGCAGTCTATTTCCCTTCGGTGTTGTGTCCATAATTCCTGTATCCGAGTGCCGATGCGTTTATCCATGCTGTTTCGCCAGCACCGATTTGACGGTTATATCCTCGATCATGCCGAGTTTCCCCGCCAGTGACCCGACATCATCCGTCGATCCGTCAACAATAACGGCGATGACAACGACACCTCTTTCACGATAATCCCGACACATCCGACCCGTTTTTCGTCCATGAATGCCCCCGTCATTGAAAAACCCGGCCGCACGAATGCGGACCGGGTTTTCATCACTTCTTCCCGCCCTGGGATTCAGAACATATCCCTGCCGCAGGCGTTATTGCCGGAATCGCACAACGATGTCTTTTTTCGAAAAAACTACCCTTTTTTGTGCGGGATCTCCGTTCCCCGCGCCGTGTAATGCGTATGAAGCAGCTCATGAGACTTGTGTCCCAGCGGTTTTTCGAGGAACGACTCATAGGCCTTGGTTACCGACGGATTTTCATGGGACTGACGGTATGACTGTCCTTCATCGTCAGCGTACAGGGCGCCGGCCCGCAATGCCCTCTTTTCATTCGTGACAGGCTGAGGCTGGCCGCCGCCGCCGACACAGCCGCCGGGACATGCCATGATCTCTATAAAGTGATAATCCGCTTCTCCCGCTCTTATCTTATCAAGCAGTTTTCGGGCATTGCCCAGACCATGGGCAACGGCCACCTTCACATCGCCGAACCCTTCAACCGGCACCGCCGCCTCCTTCACCCCGTCGAGACCTCTCACCGGCGTGATGTTCAGATCACCGAGAACCTTGCCGGTGACGAGCACATAGGCGGTTCGAAGCGCCGCCTCCATGACACCGCCCGTCGCCCCGAAGATCGTCGCGGCGCCGGTATACTCTCCCATAGGATCATCGTACGGTTCATCCGGAATGTTGACAAAATCGATACCCGCCTCCCGGATCATCCGGCCGAGTTCACGGGTGGTGAGGACATAGTCGACATCCCGATACCCGCTGTCATTCATTTCCGGCCGTTTCGCCTCGAACTTCTTTGCCGTACACGGCATGATCGAAACGACAACGATGTCCTTTGGATCCACACCCGCCTTTTCAGCATAGTACGTCTTGGCCATGGAACCGAACATCTGCTGAGGCGACTTGCAGGTCGAGACGTGAGCGAGGAGATCGGGGTAAAAGTGCTCACAGAACTTGATCCACCCGGGTGAGCAGGATGTGATCAAGGGCAGGGTTCCCCCATCTTTGATCCGCTGGAGAAGTTCGCTGCCTTCTTCCATGATCGTCAGGTCCGCCGTGAAATTGGTATCAAACACCTTGTCAAATCCCAGCCTCCGGAGGGCGGCGATCATCTTCCCTGTGACCAGCGACCCGGGAGGCATGCCGAATTCCTCTCCGAGGGCGGCCCGGATTGCCGGCGCTTCCTGAACGATGACATGCTTGGTCGGATCCTCGAGGACCTTCCAGACCGCCCCGGTATCATCCCTTTCGTAGATCGCGCCGACCGGACACACCATGATACACTGGCCGCAGTTTATACAATTCGTCTCACCGAGCGGCAAATTGAACGCCGGCCCGACGAGGACCTTGCTCCCCCTGTTCGAGGATGTCAGAACAGATACTGTCTGGATATGTTCACAAACGGTTATGCATCGGTGACAATGGATGCACTTCCGGGGATCCCTGACGATCGAGGGGCTTGAGGCATCAATGACCTTGTCCCGGGCAGGGAATTCGGTGGAAAAACGAATATCCCGTACCCCCACATGCTCCGCAATCCGCTGCAGTTCGCAGTTTCCGCTCCTCACGCAGGACGCACACTCGGCCGGATGGTTGGCCAGCAGAAGCTCGACAACCATTTTCCGTGCCGCTCGAACCCGCTCGGTGTTCGTGCGAACGGCCATGCCCTCCGTGACGGGAAAGACGCAAGAGGCGACAAGGGTGCGCTGCCCCTCGACTTCCACCACGCAGACACGGCAGGCTCCCGGCGTATGTCCAATCTCGGTCATCGCGCAGAGCGTCGGGATATGAATGCCGACGCTCTGCGCGGCCTGATGGATCGTGGCGCCGGGTTTTGCGGTGAGCGGGATGTTGTCAATCGTAAGCTTTACAACACTCACGGATTCCTCCTTAACTTTATTTATAATGTACGGAGCAGGGCGGGCACACTCCCCTTCCGGCTGTTTGAGGTGCCATGCGGGAAGGGTCCGGATCGCGTGCAAAGGCCCGTGTTGAAAAGCACAAGAAGGTTATTGATTCAGGGATATCAGTTCATCCTTCACCCATAGAGGCGACATCTCCTTCGCCTCTTCGTGCGGAATTTTCCCGTGCAGCAGCATGGCCTTGAAATCGTCGATCATGTAGATTCCCAGGAACATGTGAACCAGCAGGAAGAGACTGAGAAGCCAGCCGAAAATGGTATGGAGGTGCCCGGATATGGCTACGAGGCTTCGGGGGACATTGTGAGGAAAGGCCCAGAGAAGCCAACCGGTTCCGATTAGAATCGTACCCCCGATCAACACGCATATCCCGAAGAGCTTCTGCCCTGAATTGTATTTGCCCATCGGGGGAACGGGGATTTTCTTATGGAACAGAATTTTTTGGGGATAGCCGCCGAGAACAACGAACCATTTCAAATCGTCCCCGGAAAATGTGAACACTCTTTTAACGAACAATACGACGCGATCAAAACCGATCAGGAAGAAAGCGGCCGCATCCAGGCTTAAAAGGACCCCTGCCAGGATATGAATGCGTGCCGCGAGATTCAAGGCGTCTTCGTGAAGCGGTTTAAAATAAAGCAGCAGCCCCGTTACGGCAAGGGGCAGGAAGCTGACGATTAGCAGGTAATGAAAGACCCTTACACTTAGAGGGTGTTTCAGAATCATCGTTTCATTCGACATCTCGTACACTCCTTTCAGGAAAGTCCTTTTGTTCTATTGACGTACGTCGTATGCAGCAAGGTTTCGGATCGTTCGCTCAACGGCTTGCCTCCGAAATCCTTGTAGTATTTCATCACGGCCTGATTGGCGTGGCTGACGCGTACTTTCGATTTGACGTCATCCTGATACAGTCCCTTCGTCCGGGCCAGAATGTAATCGGTTTTCCTCGATACGAGGGAGGTGATCCAGATTGTGGGCAGCGCCAGCAGCGCAATCACGATTCCGCCGATGGTGATGAACTGCCGCCTCGTCAGGTAAGAGGGATTCTCCATATAGTGGTATTCCTTGTTTTTCATATGCCGGCTCCTTTTCTCGATTATTTCCAGGCAAACCAGGGAAGCGTCGCTTCCAGCCATGAAGAACCTCCGCCCTGAATCGGTTGTCCGCCGCCGTTGATGCAGCCGCCGGGACAGTTCATGACCTCAATGAAATGATAGGGCGATCGGCCCCCCAGAACCTGATCGATGACCGGACCGATGTTTTTCCTGAGGCCGTGAACAACAGCCATCCGCACAACAATCTCCTTGCCGTATTTACTGTCTTTCAGGGGGACGGAGGCGCTCTTGACGCCTTTCAGGCCCCTGACTTTCTGGAATTCCAGCGGTTTGAGTTCCTGGCCCGTCAGAACGGCATAGGCCGTGCGGAGCGCCGCTTCCATCACGCCGCCGGTATTTCCGAAAATGGTTCCGGCGCCCGTGTATTCCGCGAGAAGGGAATCACCCTCAGCCTCTTTCTCAGCGGCCAGATCTATCTTCATTTTTTTGAAAAGACGGGCGAGATCGCGGGTCGTCAGCACGGTGTCGACATCGGGATAGGGCACGGATGCTTTTCCGTTCCGGCGGTTGAATTCGTATGCGTTCCTGAATTCCGGGCGCGAGGCCTCGTATTTTTTGGCTGTACAGGGCATGATGCCGACGGTGTAAATTTTTGATGCGGCCTTGCCCCAGACTTCAACGCCGTAGGTTTTCGCAACGGCACCCGCCATCTGCTGGGGAGACTTCGCGGACGACAGATGGGGAATCAGGGCGGGGTATTGGATCTCCACGAACCGCACCCAGGCCGGACAGCAGGACGTGAATTGCGGCAGGGGACCGACGTGTGCCCCTTTTTCGCCGAAGAGGGCATGCCTCGCCCGCTGAATGAACTCCGTTCCCTCTTCCATGATCGTCAGGTCTGCGGCGAAATTATTGTCCAGAATCTTAAAACCGGCCTTTCGCATCGAACCGTATAGTTTTCCGGTGACGAGACTTCCGGCCGGCAGGCCGAACTCCTCGCCGATGGCGACTCGGACGGCCGGCGCTATAATGCCGACAACGGTCGTGGCGGAGTCCTTCAATTTTGAAACGACCGCATCCACTGTGTCGACAGTCTCATAGGGGGCGCCGAAAGGGCAGTTGACCAGACACTGCCCGCAACTGAGACAGAGATCGGGATCAATGCTGTGAATTGTTCCGAACATGCCCTGGATCGCGCCCGTCGGACAATGACGCTTGCAGGCATCACATCCCTTACAACGCGACCCCTCAATGGCGATGACGCCGGGAATTTCTCCCTTTTGGTACGTGGCGGCAATATTCATTCTCATCTCCTCCATATGTTCAGGTAAAAATAGCGATGTGCAAAAAAGCCCGCGCGATGGGTTATGTTATTTTTGACATAATTATATCGTCCAAAGTTGTCAAGCATAAAATGCATGTCGTACATCAAGAACGGCAGGAAGAGCTACCACATGAAGGTCTGCACCATAGAGCCCTTCGGTTTTATTCCGGCCATCACTCTGGAGCCGGCAATGCGGTGAGCAACACTGATTTCATTGAGTTTTACCGGAAGTGCCTTGATGCCATGTCCCGAGAGCATCTGGTGGTGCGAACGGTCCGTTTGGACAGCGGGTTCTTCAGCGAGGAGAACATCGAAGCATTTGAAGGAGATTTCCTGTTTTTTGAGGTCGTAGCGAAGAAGTATGGAAATATCCTGCATTGGGTAAAAGAATGCATCGCCGATGATGCTTTCGAGCCCTTTTATCCCGGCTGCGACAAACTAGACGGCGCCTCCTTCAGCTACTACATGAAAACAACCGGAAAGATTCACGATTTTGTTGTTGTGCGGAAGTATCTTGGTCAGGAAGGCGATGGCCAAGGGATGCTGTTTCCCCAAATGGCGCTATCAGATCATTTGCCACAATCAGCCCGACATGACGCCGAAAGAGGTTTGGGAAGCTTACAACAAGCGGGCAAAGCGGGAAACTTCAACAGCAATTTTGCCTACTTCCGGCATTGCACGATAGCCTACAACCTGGCGTTGCTCTTCAAGCGCTATATCCTGACCGAACGTTGGCATAATGCCCGGACATTGACGCTCCGCAAGAATCTGATCAACGTTCCCGGAAGGCTGGTAAACCGTTCCGGCAGAATGATCATGCGCCTGATGGCGGGGCCTCCATTCGTTGATGTTCTGCACATTGTCAAAGAGCGGTTGATGTGTGTGTATCGAGTGCTGCATCCTGCACCGGCATAGAGTCGGCTGTTGCAGGGAGGAAGCTGCGTGGACGACTCAACAAAGAGCCAGAGGTGAAGTGTTTCTGAGTATCGACTATTATTGCCATTTTGAGGACCACAGCATGAGATGAATGTCTTGACCGACTGATTTTAGCCGTCTGAAGTATGTTTTTTGTCGTTTTTCGGCAAATTTGCTGCCGCCCTTCGACGGCTGAGGCATTCACTCTGGATTCAGGATAATAGAATCTCTTGATGGGTTGATCAGTAAGCGCGGATCCGAATGGAAAACGTCACTGACTATGGCTGCACCATCTACAAGCGAGAGTATATAAAGGGGAGACTGCTTCCTTCCGGCGATTTCGGCGCCAATGCTGCGTGGTGGTGGATCATGATTGTGGCACGTCCGGTTCTTGGCGGTTCATGGGTATCGCGCCGGATGAAAGCGATGCGTTTTTCCCTGATTGCCGTTCCCGGAAGAATTATGGAGCGATCGCGCCGGCTTGTCATTCGTATTGCGGGGGATCATCCTGTCTTTGATGTCTATCTCCAGGCCCGTCAGCGAATCAGGGAACTTCTCCCCGCACCGTGTGGATAGGAGACTCCGAGCAGTTCAGCCCGGTTCAGTTCTGCTGCTGATGTCCGGCGGATCGCCGCACCACGACCCGCGAGGGAGACCTTCGTCCGTACTGCTCCGGAATATCGAAACAAACAGCCATTTTGATGTGCAGATGCGGAAAATGCTCCGGGCAGCCTCGCAGCCGCCGGTACCATCGCAATACAAGACCTGAAAAACACAAAAACGCGACGCAGCAGAAAGATGGTGGTGGATTTGGGTGTTTTGGCGCCCTTGACAGACCGTTCCTTTCGTGGTACGGGGACACCTAACATTTATATCGCATAGT encodes:
- a CDS encoding NADH-dependent [FeFe] hydrogenase, group A6; this encodes MSVVKLTIDNIPLTAKPGATIHQAAQSVGIHIPTLCAMTEIGHTPGACRVCVVEVEGQRTLVASCVFPVTEGMAVRTNTERVRAARKMVVELLLANHPAECASCVRSGNCELQRIAEHVGVRDIRFSTEFPARDKVIDASSPSIVRDPRKCIHCHRCITVCEHIQTVSVLTSSNRGSKVLVGPAFNLPLGETNCINCGQCIMVCPVGAIYERDDTGAVWKVLEDPTKHVIVQEAPAIRAALGEEFGMPPGSLVTGKMIAALRRLGFDKVFDTNFTADLTIMEEGSELLQRIKDGGTLPLITSCSPGWIKFCEHFYPDLLAHVSTCKSPQQMFGSMAKTYYAEKAGVDPKDIVVVSIMPCTAKKFEAKRPEMNDSGYRDVDYVLTTRELGRMIREAGIDFVNIPDEPYDDPMGEYTGAATIFGATGGVMEAALRTAYVLVTGKVLGDLNITPVRGLDGVKEAAVPVEGFGDVKVAVAHGLGNARKLLDKIRAGEADYHFIEIMACPGGCVGGGGQPQPVTNEKRALRAGALYADDEGQSYRQSHENPSVTKAYESFLEKPLGHKSHELLHTHYTARGTEIPHKKG
- a CDS encoding cytochrome b/b6 domain-containing protein is translated as MSNETMILKHPLSVRVFHYLLIVSFLPLAVTGLLLYFKPLHEDALNLAARIHILAGVLLSLDAAAFFLIGFDRVVLFVKRVFTFSGDDLKWFVVLGGYPQKILFHKKIPVPPMGKYNSGQKLFGICVLIGGTILIGTGWLLWAFPHNVPRSLVAISGHLHTIFGWLLSLFLLVHMFLGIYMIDDFKAMLLHGKIPHEEAKEMSPLWVKDELISLNQ
- a CDS encoding iron hydrogenase small subunit; its protein translation is MAGSDASLVCLEIIEKRSRHMKNKEYHYMENPSYLTRRQFITIGGIVIALLALPTIWITSLVSRKTDYILARTKGLYQDDVKSKVRVSHANQAVMKYYKDFGGKPLSERSETLLHTTYVNRTKGLS
- a CDS encoding [FeFe] hydrogenase, group A; translated protein: MNIAATYQKGEIPGVIAIEGSRCKGCDACKRHCPTGAIQGMFGTIHSIDPDLCLSCGQCLVNCPFGAPYETVDTVDAVVSKLKDSATTVVGIIAPAVRVAIGEEFGLPAGSLVTGKLYGSMRKAGFKILDNNFAADLTIMEEGTEFIQRARHALFGEKGAHVGPLPQFTSCCPAWVRFVEIQYPALIPHLSSAKSPQQMAGAVAKTYGVEVWGKAASKIYTVGIMPCTAKKYEASRPEFRNAYEFNRRNGKASVPYPDVDTVLTTRDLARLFKKMKIDLAAEKEAEGDSLLAEYTGAGTIFGNTGGVMEAALRTAYAVLTGQELKPLEFQKVRGLKGVKSASVPLKDSKYGKEIVVRMAVVHGLRKNIGPVIDQVLGGRSPYHFIEVMNCPGGCINGGGQPIQGGGSSWLEATLPWFAWK